A stretch of the Longimicrobium sp. genome encodes the following:
- a CDS encoding Rossmann-like and DUF2520 domain-containing protein: MTEPAGGRDRLWTVGAGRLGLALGLCLHRAGAVASLAFSGRRQDAPDHPLFRGDPPPARYLSPADPPPPGLTGILVAVPDGAISDAVAELAARELPPGVPVLHASGSRSLDVLAPLAGRGHPVGGLHALAAIADPVEGAERLRGASFGVEGEGAARALAERLVAACGGRALAIRPGGKALYHAAAVFASNYAVALLSVAGRLMREAGVEPGDSGPALTALAAGAVENAAARGPAAALTGPVARGDVETVELHLARLSGADRHLYCLLGLEALRLAQARGIDPGAAARLRDVLGKGFEDGDR; this comes from the coding sequence CGGCTGGGGCTCGCGCTGGGCCTCTGCCTGCACCGCGCCGGCGCCGTCGCCTCGCTCGCCTTCTCGGGACGGCGGCAGGACGCGCCGGACCATCCCCTCTTCCGGGGCGATCCCCCGCCCGCCCGCTACCTTTCTCCCGCCGATCCTCCCCCTCCCGGCCTCACCGGGATCCTGGTCGCCGTGCCGGACGGCGCGATTTCCGACGCCGTCGCGGAGCTGGCGGCGCGCGAGCTTCCGCCGGGCGTGCCCGTGCTGCACGCCAGCGGGAGCCGGTCGCTGGACGTGCTGGCGCCGCTGGCCGGGCGGGGGCACCCGGTGGGCGGCCTGCACGCGCTGGCCGCCATCGCCGATCCCGTCGAAGGGGCGGAGCGGCTGCGCGGCGCGTCGTTCGGCGTGGAGGGCGAGGGGGCGGCGCGGGCCCTGGCCGAGCGGCTGGTGGCGGCGTGTGGCGGGCGCGCGCTGGCGATCCGGCCCGGCGGGAAGGCGCTCTACCACGCGGCGGCGGTCTTCGCGTCGAACTACGCGGTGGCGCTCCTCTCCGTGGCCGGGCGGCTGATGCGCGAGGCGGGGGTGGAGCCGGGGGACTCGGGGCCCGCGCTCACCGCGCTGGCGGCGGGGGCGGTGGAGAACGCGGCGGCGCGCGGGCCGGCGGCGGCGCTCACGGGCCCCGTCGCGCGCGGCGACGTGGAGACGGTGGAGCTGCACCTGGCGCGGTTGTCCGGCGCGGACCGCCACTTATATTGCCTGCTCGGCCTGGAGGCGCTGCGGCTCGCACAGGCGCGGGGAATCGACCCCGGCGCGGCGGCGCGGCTGCGCGATGTGCTGGGAAAGGGATTCGAGGACGGGGATCGCTGA